In Drosophila bipectinata strain 14024-0381.07 chromosome 2R, DbipHiC1v2, whole genome shotgun sequence, one genomic interval encodes:
- the LOC108132828 gene encoding serine protease grass-like, with the protein MLGLKFLILAICLTLSLQWIDPVDSKVCETHDKKIGKCRRPKDCPALSPIVKKQKEGIPLTDEEQRFQKAVFRCEKRKFFCCGDPFNAEGVDLLKENDEICGIFSDPKVSNGDNVRMGSRPWMALLEYNTTQPFRARFKCGGTLITSKFVLTAAHCIKDTLVSVRLGEYDLNKTDDCVFFGNEKICLDSPLDVPIEKMFVHGGFNKTRLVNDIALIRLKDPVRFTDWIRPICLPMSLDLQLESQSTTKPLEVVGWGITELNQLSNVPKKAFIRRLPLTQCIFDIRDKRFCATADEVDSCQGDSGGPLAFHALYNGKQRLVQLGIVSYGYEKCREHPYAFYTDVAEYMGWITETIAKQENGP; encoded by the exons ATGTTgggtttgaaatttttaattctgGCAATTTGCCTAACTCTGAGCCTGCAATGGATAGATCCTGTGGATTCTAAAGTCTGCGAGACGCATGACAAGAAAATAGGCAAATGCCGGCGTCCTAAAGATTGCCCGGCTCTTAGTCCTATTGTGAAAAAGCAGAAAGAAGGCATTCCCCTAACCGACGAGGAGCAAAGGTTTCAAAAAGCAGTTTTTAGATGTGAAAAG agaaaatttttttgctgtgGGGATCCATTTAATGCTGAAGGAGTAGACTTGCTGAAAGAAAATGATGAAATATGCGGTATTTTCTCAGACCCTAAGGTTTCAAACGGTGACAATGTTAGAATGGGATCTCGGCCGTGGATGGCCCTACTCGAGTATAATACGACACAGCCTTTTAGAGCACGGTTTAAATGTGGCGGCACTCTGATTACTTCGA AATTTGTCTTGACGGCTGCGCACTGTATCAAAGATACCCT GGTATCCGTTCGTTTAGGAGAATATGATCTTAATAAGACCGATGACTGTGTGTTCTTTGGCAATGAGAAAATATGTCTGGATAGTCCCCTGGACGTCCCCATAGAAAAAATGTTCGTTCACGGGGgatttaataaaacaagatTAGTGAACGATATAGCGTTGATCCGCCTAAAAGACCCAGTCCGCTTCACCGATTGGATTCGACCCATATGCCTTCCAATGTCACTAGATCTTCAGTTGGAGAGTCAAAGTACAACCAAACCACTGGAGGTAGTCGGCTGGGGGATTACGGAACTTAATCAACTCTCAAACGTCCCCAAAAAGGCATTTATTAGACGTCTGCCATTAACCCAGTGCATCTTCGATATAAGGGACAAACGATTCTGCGCCACGGCCGATGAAGTCGATAGCTGCCAGGGTGACTCCGGTGGACCTCTGGCGTTTCACGCTTTATACAATGGAAAACAGCGTTTGGTTCAACTGGGAATCGTGAGCTACGGGTACGAGAAGTGTCGTGAACATCCATATGCGTTCTATACTGATGTTGCTGAATATATGGGTTGGATAACCGAAACCATTGCGAAACAAGAAAATGGCCCTTAA
- the ckn gene encoding caskin-2 isoform X1, which produces MHRSLKPHATTALAKKVQPPTIPGDTPQETLLHHHSQQPLQHHHHPNHQPLIPLYRLSGPLRHHQNQADDGISMSGSSMVSSPSLEEGGFNLPRETSVALRLKDEVQGSPGAAPSAAGAVPGAAASGGAAPAGKTAVPMVPPPPVFCATLREPLTHKAAVYYHQQLALQEDQGIDLTQSPGRDSPGSSSGSAGSGSRHSTASLDSGRASSYLTGVSSSGASIRAPLSSPRCSSVSSCSIGSVDRQRNDELIIDWLLEMKHEEYAQLFIAAGYDLPTIARMTPEDLTAIGIKNPHHRERIKQRIDKLQVLDNLPHFVPGSIEEWLQLLRLEEYIQPLLEQNYKTVRDVTQVTWEDLEDIGIVKLGHQKKILLAIKRVKDIISGKWNPGGANAYQQQEYQRKPWQFNVPIPSTPSYVPTARVSWDDTKIYATSSVLNATAPAGSSCLNSSLSNGGDAYYCTGSNHECCSGNDVVLIKVRQPRGKSLESLEDIHDNSTRSHLTFSHYTTTDYGHFGPPTTAAAAAAMAAAATLQQQHHHQQLLQQQQQQAAAARLLGSNAAAMAWRRSYDDGDITPTNDATRELLYDQEGGGTLPRQQRGILQRAVLNTMPPLEHHHYMNAAAAAEYGAATGGEGGANYMSGSPLTGKKIAPEPPRRHCSIRNSRTLSGEGVPPGSVTQVQPQAGSQQQTQQQPQHMFYGHAAQQHWQQQQSAGAGGNQQPIYANYATIQQTTAEIHCEKYHDNKSTSSIDSIDTIPFANENTGTIKQRLLNRQELQGGTANPHPAHLHSSSSSSSSSSTNTIANIAHSFHSLKSSSSLHDATLARSESMGSTASGGSALHLRSPTLDASAVAAAAAGGSAGATNETLTSPDAATPSVALSTGVPPKVSVNVLNDIGNMLANLTDELDAMLEEEKRVGLNIDSE; this is translated from the exons ATGCATCGATCGCTGAAGCCGCATGCAACCACCGCACTGGCTAAGAAGGTGCAACCGCCAACGATACCAGGGGACACGCCACAGGAGACACTCCTCCACCATCATAGCCAGCAGCCACTgcagcaccaccatcaccCGAACCACCAGCCGCTGATACCACTCTACCGGCTAAGCGGTCCACTGCGCCATCACCAGAATCAGGCGGATGATGGCATCAGCATGAGCGGGAGCAGCATGGTATCGTCGCCCTCGCTGGAGGAGGGCGGTTTCAACTTGCCGCGCGAGACCAGCGTGGCCCTGCGCCTCAAGGACGAAGTCCAGGGCTCGCCAGGAGCAGCGCCATCTGCGGCGGGTGCAGTTCCCGGCGCAGCTGCAAGTGGAGGAGCTGCCCCGGCTGGGAAGACGGCTGTGCCCATGGTGCCGCCACCGCCCGTTTTCTGTGCCACTCTGCGCGAGCCGCTGACCCACAAGGCGGCGGTCTACTACCACCAGCAGCTGGCCCTGCAAGAGGACCAGGGCATCGACCTAACCCAGTCCCCGGGCCGCGACTCGCCCGGATCGTCGTCGGGCTCTGCGGGCTCCGGCTCGCGTCACAGCACCGCCAGCTTGGATTCCGGCCGGGCCTCCTCCTACCTGACGGGGGTGTCCTCGTCGGGTGCTTCCATTCGGGCGCCCCTCTCCTCGCCGCGCTGCAGCTCCGTCAGCTCCTGCTCGATTGGAAGCGTGGACCGGCAGCGCAACGACGAGCTCATCATCGACTGGCTCCTGGAGATGAAGCACGAGGAGTATGCGCAGCTTTTCATCGCCGCCGGCTACGATCTGCCGACCATTGCCAGGATGACGCCCGAGGATCTCACGGCCATTGGCATTAAGAATCCGCATCATCGGGAGCGGATCAAGCAGCGCATCGACAAGCTGCAGGTTCTGGACAATCTGCCGCACTTTGTGCCG GGCTCGATCGAGGAATGGCTTCAGCTGTTGCGTCTGGAGGAGTACATCCAGCCGTTACTGGAGCAGAACTACAAAACGGTGCGCGACGTAACCCAAGTGACTTGGGAGGATCTCGAGGACATTGGCATTGTCAAGCTGGGCCATCAGAAGAAGATCCTGCTGGCCATTAAGCGAGTTAAGGACATCATTAGTGGCAAGTGGAATCCAGGCGGCGCCAATGCCTACCAGCAGCAG GAGTACCAGAGGAAGCCATGGCAATTCAATGTGCCCATACCCAGTACGCCATCCTATGTGCCAACCGCGCGCGTCTCTTGGGACGACACGAAAATCTATGCCACCAGCAGTGTCCTTAATGCCACTGCCCCAGCTGGAAGTAGTTGCTTAAATAGCAGTCTCAGCAATGGAGGAGATGCCTACTACTGCACGGGCAGCAACCACGAGTGCTGCTCCGGCAACGATGTGGTGCTCATTAAG GTGCGCCAGCCACGCGGCAAGAGCCTGGAATCGCTGGAGGACATCCACGACAACAGCACGCGCAGCCATCTGACCTTCAGCCATTACACGACCACTGACTACGGCCACTTCGGTCCGCCCACAACGGCGGCGGCGGCCGCGGCCATGGCAGCTGCTGCCActctgcaacagcaacaccatcaCCAACAGCtcctgcaacaacaacagcagcaggctGCGGCCGCCCGCCTCCTGGGCAGCAATGCAGCCGCCATGGCTTGGCGGCGATCCTACGACGACGGCGACATTACACCCACCAACGATGCTACGCGGGAGCTGCTCTATGACCAGGAGGGCGGTGGCACGCTGCCCCGCCAGCAGCGGGGAATCCTGCAGAGGGCGGTACTGAATACGATGCCACCGCTGGAGCACCATCACTACATGAatgcggcggcggcggcagagtACGGAGCAGCCACTGGTGGCGAGGGAGGAGCG AATTATATGAGTGGCAGTCCTTTGACTGGGAAGAAGATAGCGCCAGAGCCACCGCGTCGTCACTGCAGCATACGCAACTCCCGCACGCTGAGCGGAGAGGGAGTGCCACCGGGATCGGTGACGCAGGTGCAGCCCCAGGCTGGATCACAGCAGCAGACAcaacagcagccgcagcacATGTTTTATGGACATGCCGCACAACAGCactggcagcaacagcagtcgGCAGGGGCTGGTGGCAATCAGCAGCCCATTTATGCAAACTACGCCACTATTCAGCAAACCACGGCGGAGATACACTGCGAGAAATACCACGACAATAAGTCAACTTCCAGCATTGATTCCATTGACACGATACCGTTCGCCAACGAGAACACCGGGACGATCAAGCAACGACTGCTCAACCGCCAGGAGCTGCAGGGCGGTACGGCCAATCCACACCCCGCCCACCTGCACTCCTCCAGCTCgagctccagctcctcctccaCGAACACAATCGCCAACATTGCGCACTCGTTCCACTCGCTGAAATCTTCCAGCTCGCTGCACGACGCCACTCTGGCGCGCAGTGAAAGCATGGGCAGTACGGCCAGTGGCGGGAGTGCCCTCCACCTGCGCTCCCCCACTCTGGATGCGTCTGCTgttgccgccgctgctgctggaggATCAGCGGGAGCCACCAATGAGACGTTGACTTCGCCGGATGCAGCCACTCCGAGTGTTGCTTTAAGTACGGGCGTGCCGCCAAAGGTCTCGGTGAATGTGCTGAACGATATCGGCAACATGCTGGCCAATCTGACGGACGAGCTGGACGCCATGCTCGAGGAGGAGAAGCGTGTGGGGCTCAACATCGACAGTGAATGA
- the ckn gene encoding caskin-2 isoform X2, which yields MHRSLKPHATTALAKKVQPPTIPGDTPQETLLHHHSQQPLQHHHHPNHQPLIPLYRLSGPLRHHQNQADDGISMSGSSMVSSPSLEEGGFNLPRETSVALRLKDEVQGSPGAAPSAAGAVPGAAASGGAAPAGKTAVPMVPPPPVFCATLREPLTHKAAVYYHQQLALQEDQGIDLTQSPGRDSPGSSSGSAGSGSRHSTASLDSGRASSYLTGVSSSGASIRAPLSSPRCSSVSSCSIGSVDRQRNDELIIDWLLEMKHEEYAQLFIAAGYDLPTIARMTPEDLTAIGIKNPHHRERIKQRIDKLQVLDNLPHFVPGSIEEWLQLLRLEEYIQPLLEQNYKTVRDVTQVTWEDLEDIGIVKLGHQKKILLAIKRVKDIISGKWNPGGANAYQQQVRQPRGKSLESLEDIHDNSTRSHLTFSHYTTTDYGHFGPPTTAAAAAAMAAAATLQQQHHHQQLLQQQQQQAAAARLLGSNAAAMAWRRSYDDGDITPTNDATRELLYDQEGGGTLPRQQRGILQRAVLNTMPPLEHHHYMNAAAAAEYGAATGGEGGANYMSGSPLTGKKIAPEPPRRHCSIRNSRTLSGEGVPPGSVTQVQPQAGSQQQTQQQPQHMFYGHAAQQHWQQQQSAGAGGNQQPIYANYATIQQTTAEIHCEKYHDNKSTSSIDSIDTIPFANENTGTIKQRLLNRQELQGGTANPHPAHLHSSSSSSSSSSTNTIANIAHSFHSLKSSSSLHDATLARSESMGSTASGGSALHLRSPTLDASAVAAAAAGGSAGATNETLTSPDAATPSVALSTGVPPKVSVNVLNDIGNMLANLTDELDAMLEEEKRVGLNIDSE from the exons ATGCATCGATCGCTGAAGCCGCATGCAACCACCGCACTGGCTAAGAAGGTGCAACCGCCAACGATACCAGGGGACACGCCACAGGAGACACTCCTCCACCATCATAGCCAGCAGCCACTgcagcaccaccatcaccCGAACCACCAGCCGCTGATACCACTCTACCGGCTAAGCGGTCCACTGCGCCATCACCAGAATCAGGCGGATGATGGCATCAGCATGAGCGGGAGCAGCATGGTATCGTCGCCCTCGCTGGAGGAGGGCGGTTTCAACTTGCCGCGCGAGACCAGCGTGGCCCTGCGCCTCAAGGACGAAGTCCAGGGCTCGCCAGGAGCAGCGCCATCTGCGGCGGGTGCAGTTCCCGGCGCAGCTGCAAGTGGAGGAGCTGCCCCGGCTGGGAAGACGGCTGTGCCCATGGTGCCGCCACCGCCCGTTTTCTGTGCCACTCTGCGCGAGCCGCTGACCCACAAGGCGGCGGTCTACTACCACCAGCAGCTGGCCCTGCAAGAGGACCAGGGCATCGACCTAACCCAGTCCCCGGGCCGCGACTCGCCCGGATCGTCGTCGGGCTCTGCGGGCTCCGGCTCGCGTCACAGCACCGCCAGCTTGGATTCCGGCCGGGCCTCCTCCTACCTGACGGGGGTGTCCTCGTCGGGTGCTTCCATTCGGGCGCCCCTCTCCTCGCCGCGCTGCAGCTCCGTCAGCTCCTGCTCGATTGGAAGCGTGGACCGGCAGCGCAACGACGAGCTCATCATCGACTGGCTCCTGGAGATGAAGCACGAGGAGTATGCGCAGCTTTTCATCGCCGCCGGCTACGATCTGCCGACCATTGCCAGGATGACGCCCGAGGATCTCACGGCCATTGGCATTAAGAATCCGCATCATCGGGAGCGGATCAAGCAGCGCATCGACAAGCTGCAGGTTCTGGACAATCTGCCGCACTTTGTGCCG GGCTCGATCGAGGAATGGCTTCAGCTGTTGCGTCTGGAGGAGTACATCCAGCCGTTACTGGAGCAGAACTACAAAACGGTGCGCGACGTAACCCAAGTGACTTGGGAGGATCTCGAGGACATTGGCATTGTCAAGCTGGGCCATCAGAAGAAGATCCTGCTGGCCATTAAGCGAGTTAAGGACATCATTAGTGGCAAGTGGAATCCAGGCGGCGCCAATGCCTACCAGCAGCAG GTGCGCCAGCCACGCGGCAAGAGCCTGGAATCGCTGGAGGACATCCACGACAACAGCACGCGCAGCCATCTGACCTTCAGCCATTACACGACCACTGACTACGGCCACTTCGGTCCGCCCACAACGGCGGCGGCGGCCGCGGCCATGGCAGCTGCTGCCActctgcaacagcaacaccatcaCCAACAGCtcctgcaacaacaacagcagcaggctGCGGCCGCCCGCCTCCTGGGCAGCAATGCAGCCGCCATGGCTTGGCGGCGATCCTACGACGACGGCGACATTACACCCACCAACGATGCTACGCGGGAGCTGCTCTATGACCAGGAGGGCGGTGGCACGCTGCCCCGCCAGCAGCGGGGAATCCTGCAGAGGGCGGTACTGAATACGATGCCACCGCTGGAGCACCATCACTACATGAatgcggcggcggcggcagagtACGGAGCAGCCACTGGTGGCGAGGGAGGAGCG AATTATATGAGTGGCAGTCCTTTGACTGGGAAGAAGATAGCGCCAGAGCCACCGCGTCGTCACTGCAGCATACGCAACTCCCGCACGCTGAGCGGAGAGGGAGTGCCACCGGGATCGGTGACGCAGGTGCAGCCCCAGGCTGGATCACAGCAGCAGACAcaacagcagccgcagcacATGTTTTATGGACATGCCGCACAACAGCactggcagcaacagcagtcgGCAGGGGCTGGTGGCAATCAGCAGCCCATTTATGCAAACTACGCCACTATTCAGCAAACCACGGCGGAGATACACTGCGAGAAATACCACGACAATAAGTCAACTTCCAGCATTGATTCCATTGACACGATACCGTTCGCCAACGAGAACACCGGGACGATCAAGCAACGACTGCTCAACCGCCAGGAGCTGCAGGGCGGTACGGCCAATCCACACCCCGCCCACCTGCACTCCTCCAGCTCgagctccagctcctcctccaCGAACACAATCGCCAACATTGCGCACTCGTTCCACTCGCTGAAATCTTCCAGCTCGCTGCACGACGCCACTCTGGCGCGCAGTGAAAGCATGGGCAGTACGGCCAGTGGCGGGAGTGCCCTCCACCTGCGCTCCCCCACTCTGGATGCGTCTGCTgttgccgccgctgctgctggaggATCAGCGGGAGCCACCAATGAGACGTTGACTTCGCCGGATGCAGCCACTCCGAGTGTTGCTTTAAGTACGGGCGTGCCGCCAAAGGTCTCGGTGAATGTGCTGAACGATATCGGCAACATGCTGGCCAATCTGACGGACGAGCTGGACGCCATGCTCGAGGAGGAGAAGCGTGTGGGGCTCAACATCGACAGTGAATGA
- the ckn gene encoding caskin-2 isoform X3 has protein sequence MDMEGSIEEWLQLLRLEEYIQPLLEQNYKTVRDVTQVTWEDLEDIGIVKLGHQKKILLAIKRVKDIISGKWNPGGANAYQQQEYQRKPWQFNVPIPSTPSYVPTARVSWDDTKIYATSSVLNATAPAGSSCLNSSLSNGGDAYYCTGSNHECCSGNDVVLIKVRQPRGKSLESLEDIHDNSTRSHLTFSHYTTTDYGHFGPPTTAAAAAAMAAAATLQQQHHHQQLLQQQQQQAAAARLLGSNAAAMAWRRSYDDGDITPTNDATRELLYDQEGGGTLPRQQRGILQRAVLNTMPPLEHHHYMNAAAAAEYGAATGGEGGANYMSGSPLTGKKIAPEPPRRHCSIRNSRTLSGEGVPPGSVTQVQPQAGSQQQTQQQPQHMFYGHAAQQHWQQQQSAGAGGNQQPIYANYATIQQTTAEIHCEKYHDNKSTSSIDSIDTIPFANENTGTIKQRLLNRQELQGGTANPHPAHLHSSSSSSSSSSTNTIANIAHSFHSLKSSSSLHDATLARSESMGSTASGGSALHLRSPTLDASAVAAAAAGGSAGATNETLTSPDAATPSVALSTGVPPKVSVNVLNDIGNMLANLTDELDAMLEEEKRVGLNIDSE, from the exons ATGGATATGGAG GGCTCGATCGAGGAATGGCTTCAGCTGTTGCGTCTGGAGGAGTACATCCAGCCGTTACTGGAGCAGAACTACAAAACGGTGCGCGACGTAACCCAAGTGACTTGGGAGGATCTCGAGGACATTGGCATTGTCAAGCTGGGCCATCAGAAGAAGATCCTGCTGGCCATTAAGCGAGTTAAGGACATCATTAGTGGCAAGTGGAATCCAGGCGGCGCCAATGCCTACCAGCAGCAG GAGTACCAGAGGAAGCCATGGCAATTCAATGTGCCCATACCCAGTACGCCATCCTATGTGCCAACCGCGCGCGTCTCTTGGGACGACACGAAAATCTATGCCACCAGCAGTGTCCTTAATGCCACTGCCCCAGCTGGAAGTAGTTGCTTAAATAGCAGTCTCAGCAATGGAGGAGATGCCTACTACTGCACGGGCAGCAACCACGAGTGCTGCTCCGGCAACGATGTGGTGCTCATTAAG GTGCGCCAGCCACGCGGCAAGAGCCTGGAATCGCTGGAGGACATCCACGACAACAGCACGCGCAGCCATCTGACCTTCAGCCATTACACGACCACTGACTACGGCCACTTCGGTCCGCCCACAACGGCGGCGGCGGCCGCGGCCATGGCAGCTGCTGCCActctgcaacagcaacaccatcaCCAACAGCtcctgcaacaacaacagcagcaggctGCGGCCGCCCGCCTCCTGGGCAGCAATGCAGCCGCCATGGCTTGGCGGCGATCCTACGACGACGGCGACATTACACCCACCAACGATGCTACGCGGGAGCTGCTCTATGACCAGGAGGGCGGTGGCACGCTGCCCCGCCAGCAGCGGGGAATCCTGCAGAGGGCGGTACTGAATACGATGCCACCGCTGGAGCACCATCACTACATGAatgcggcggcggcggcagagtACGGAGCAGCCACTGGTGGCGAGGGAGGAGCG AATTATATGAGTGGCAGTCCTTTGACTGGGAAGAAGATAGCGCCAGAGCCACCGCGTCGTCACTGCAGCATACGCAACTCCCGCACGCTGAGCGGAGAGGGAGTGCCACCGGGATCGGTGACGCAGGTGCAGCCCCAGGCTGGATCACAGCAGCAGACAcaacagcagccgcagcacATGTTTTATGGACATGCCGCACAACAGCactggcagcaacagcagtcgGCAGGGGCTGGTGGCAATCAGCAGCCCATTTATGCAAACTACGCCACTATTCAGCAAACCACGGCGGAGATACACTGCGAGAAATACCACGACAATAAGTCAACTTCCAGCATTGATTCCATTGACACGATACCGTTCGCCAACGAGAACACCGGGACGATCAAGCAACGACTGCTCAACCGCCAGGAGCTGCAGGGCGGTACGGCCAATCCACACCCCGCCCACCTGCACTCCTCCAGCTCgagctccagctcctcctccaCGAACACAATCGCCAACATTGCGCACTCGTTCCACTCGCTGAAATCTTCCAGCTCGCTGCACGACGCCACTCTGGCGCGCAGTGAAAGCATGGGCAGTACGGCCAGTGGCGGGAGTGCCCTCCACCTGCGCTCCCCCACTCTGGATGCGTCTGCTgttgccgccgctgctgctggaggATCAGCGGGAGCCACCAATGAGACGTTGACTTCGCCGGATGCAGCCACTCCGAGTGTTGCTTTAAGTACGGGCGTGCCGCCAAAGGTCTCGGTGAATGTGCTGAACGATATCGGCAACATGCTGGCCAATCTGACGGACGAGCTGGACGCCATGCTCGAGGAGGAGAAGCGTGTGGGGCTCAACATCGACAGTGAATGA